A genomic window from Candidatus Saccharibacteria bacterium includes:
- the tsaE gene encoding tRNA (adenosine(37)-N6)-threonylcarbamoyltransferase complex ATPase subunit type 1 TsaE, with product MESVIIPNDESMRALGVKIGAALHGGEVFELIGDVGAGKTTFVKGLAAGLAIDDDVQSPSFTINRRYKGRDELILSHYDFYRLNDAGIMNMEVAESLSEPGTITVVEWGESIKDVLPSSRIVITINYLPDEGRTVEIQLPESAGYLNDTME from the coding sequence ATGGAATCTGTGATAATCCCAAACGACGAATCGATGCGCGCGTTAGGTGTGAAAATAGGCGCTGCCCTGCACGGTGGCGAAGTTTTCGAGTTAATCGGCGACGTTGGGGCTGGTAAAACTACGTTTGTGAAGGGTTTAGCGGCGGGACTCGCGATTGATGACGATGTGCAGAGTCCGAGCTTTACGATCAATCGACGCTACAAAGGCCGCGATGAGCTAATATTGAGCCACTATGACTTTTATCGATTAAATGATGCCGGAATCATGAATATGGAGGTCGCGGAAAGCTTGTCTGAACCCGGCACTATTACGGTTGTCGAGTGGGGTGAAAGCATCAAAGACGTCCTACCTAGTAGTCGAATCGTGATCACTATAAACTATCTACCAGATGAGGGTCGTACGGTTGAAATACAGTTGCCGGAATCGGCCGGTTATCTAAATGATACAATGGAATAA